Proteins from a genomic interval of Spiroplasma endosymbiont of Lonchoptera lutea:
- a CDS encoding IS30 family transposase, which produces MYKYLTIESIIAIKEYKSYGFSIRKIAKAIDYSKSTVHRVCKLLNQNLLPLEILNQVQKNKQNAGRKLIILTLTEINTINYLLITKNYALDIIADFLKKNKIKNISTKTLYNMFKTNRMGFDEKNLLRKGKNKPHKQKETRGRINNCKSIHERNLIIPNIKNIQEFGHLEGDTIVGKDHKSSIITLADLWSKTTIPLKTKNHKAESITQSIIKFISKLIPGTIKTITFDRGKEFSKWKLIEKNCNVKIYFADAGKPCQRGLNENNNGILRRYLPKSTDLSSYKQKDLNSIAFQINSTPRKSLSYKRPIDLIQLF; this is translated from the coding sequence ATGTATAAGTATCTGACTATTGAATCAATAATAGCAATAAAAGAATATAAAAGTTATGGATTTTCTATTCGTAAAATAGCAAAAGCAATTGATTATAGTAAATCAACTGTACACAGAGTTTGTAAATTATTAAATCAAAACTTATTACCATTAGAAATATTGAATCAAGTTCAAAAAAATAAACAAAATGCAGGTAGAAAATTAATAATTTTAACTTTAACAGAAATTAATACTATCAATTATTTGTTAATTACTAAAAATTATGCTCTTGATATAATTGCTGATTTTTTAAAGAAAAATAAAATAAAAAATATTTCAACAAAAACTTTATATAACATGTTTAAAACAAATCGAATGGGTTTTGATGAAAAAAATTTATTGAGAAAAGGCAAAAATAAACCTCATAAACAAAAAGAAACTAGGGGCAGAATTAATAATTGTAAATCTATTCATGAAAGAAATTTAATCATTCCAAATATTAAAAATATACAAGAATTTGGCCATTTAGAGGGAGATACTATCGTTGGTAAAGATCATAAAAGTTCTATTATTACTTTAGCTGATCTATGATCAAAAACCACAATTCCTTTGAAAACTAAAAATCATAAAGCAGAAAGTATTACACAAAGTATAATAAAATTTATTTCAAAATTAATACCAGGAACAATTAAAACTATTACTTTTGATCGTGGTAAAGAATTTAGTAAATGAAAATTAATTGAAAAAAATTGTAATGTTAAAATTTATTTTGCAGATGCCGGAAAACCTTGTCAAAGAGGTTTAAATGAGAACAATAATGGTATTTTAAGAAGATATTTACCAAAATCTACTGATTTATCTTCATATAAACAAAAAGACTTAAATTCTATAGCATTTCAAATTAATTCTACACCCAGAAAATCATTATCTTATAAAAGACCAATAGATTTAATACAATTATTTTAA
- a CDS encoding carbohydrate ABC transporter permease, whose protein sequence is MMNNLGKKINELLKMRCNKIGLWFKTWVSRQTIVRKINFTQQMAGNKGWEKWISIAIRFLFLLVMAIIVVFPFYWMIITSFKTDADLDPTKPQGLWPEIWTFKWYTYLLENSQINVGKYLFNSFLVAFLSTILKLFICALAGFALAHYRTKFREAIFILLLSTLMIPGEAIMIGQYLLMLRIVWDNTLEALVIPFIASVFTIFMLRQAFEGIPKSIVSASKVDALSTFKFFWKVALPLVQPVLWTAGLISFIASWNAVLWPVTVLDADSKWVTLPMLLWELIQVTEPGPNNPSTLRDPQHLKMASAVISILPMIVLYLLTKKRIINSITKDSSGTKG, encoded by the coding sequence TTGATGAATAATTTGGGCAAGAAAATTAATGAATTGTTAAAGATGCGTTGCAATAAAATTGGTTTGTGATTTAAAACTTGAGTCAGTCGTCAAACTATTGTGCGTAAAATCAATTTTACACAACAAATGGCGGGAAATAAAGGTTGAGAAAAATGAATTAGCATTGCAATTCGCTTCTTATTTTTATTAGTTATGGCTATTATTGTTGTTTTTCCATTTTACTGAATGATTATTACTTCATTTAAAACTGATGCTGATTTAGATCCAACAAAACCACAAGGATTATGACCTGAAATTTGAACTTTTAAGTGGTATACATATCTTTTAGAAAATTCACAAATTAATGTTGGCAAGTATTTATTTAATTCGTTTTTAGTAGCATTTCTTTCCACAATATTGAAATTATTTATTTGTGCTTTAGCGGGATTTGCTTTAGCGCATTATCGGACAAAGTTTCGCGAAGCAATATTTATTTTGTTGTTATCAACATTAATGATTCCTGGGGAAGCGATTATGATTGGGCAGTATTTGCTAATGTTACGGATTGTATGAGATAATACCTTAGAAGCATTAGTAATTCCATTTATTGCTTCGGTTTTTACAATTTTTATGTTACGCCAAGCATTTGAAGGGATTCCGAAATCAATTGTTAGTGCTAGTAAGGTTGATGCGTTATCAACTTTTAAATTTTTTTGAAAAGTAGCGTTGCCATTAGTTCAACCAGTATTATGAACAGCGGGATTAATATCTTTTATTGCTAGTTGGAATGCAGTATTATGACCCGTAACAGTTTTAGATGCTGATTCAAAATGAGTAACTTTACCAATGTTATTATGAGAATTAATTCAAGTAACAGAACCAGGACCTAATAATCCAAGTACGCTAAGAGATCCACAACATTTAAAAATGGCATCTGCTGTTATTTCTATTTTGCCAATGATTGTTTTATATTTACTTACTAAGAAACGCATTATTAATAGTATTACAAAAGATAGTAGTGGAACTAAGGGCTAG
- a CDS encoding IS30 family transposase encodes MYKYLTIESIIAIKEYKSYGFSIRKIAKAIDYSKSTVHRVCKLLNQNLLPLEILNQVQKNKQNAGRKLIILTLTEINTINHLLITKNYALDIIADFLKKNKIKNISTKTLYNMFKTNRMGFDEKNLLRKGKNKPHKQKETRGRINNCKSIHERNLIIPNIKNIQEFGHLEGDTIVGKDHKSSIITLADIWSKTTIPLKTKNHKAESITQSIIKFISKLIPGTIKTITFDRGKEFSKWKLIEKNCNVKIYFADAGKPCQRGLNENNNGILRRYLPKSTDLSSYKQKDLNSIAFQINSTPRKSLSYKRPIDLIQLF; translated from the coding sequence ATGTATAAGTATCTGACTATTGAATCAATAATAGCAATAAAAGAATATAAAAGTTATGGATTTTCTATTCGTAAAATAGCAAAAGCAATTGATTATAGTAAATCAACTGTACACAGAGTTTGTAAATTATTAAATCAAAACTTATTACCATTAGAAATATTGAATCAAGTTCAAAAAAATAAACAAAATGCAGGTAGAAAATTAATAATTTTAACTTTAACAGAAATTAATACTATCAATCATTTGTTAATTACTAAAAATTATGCTCTTGATATAATTGCTGATTTTTTAAAGAAAAATAAAATAAAAAATATTTCAACAAAAACTTTATATAACATGTTTAAAACAAATCGAATGGGTTTTGATGAAAAAAATTTATTGAGAAAAGGCAAAAATAAACCTCATAAACAAAAAGAAACTAGGGGCAGAATTAATAATTGTAAATCTATTCATGAAAGAAATTTAATCATTCCAAATATTAAAAATATACAAGAATTTGGCCATTTAGAGGGAGATACTATCGTTGGTAAAGATCATAAAAGTTCTATTATTACTTTAGCTGATATATGATCAAAAACCACAATTCCTTTGAAAACTAAAAATCATAAAGCAGAAAGTATTACACAAAGTATAATAAAATTTATTTCAAAATTAATACCAGGAACAATTAAAACCATTACTTTTGATCGTGGTAAAGAATTTAGTAAATGAAAATTAATTGAAAAAAATTGTAATGTTAAAATTTATTTTGCAGATGCCGGAAAACCTTGTCAAAGAGGTTTAAATGAGAACAATAATGGTATTTTAAGAAGATATTTACCAAAATCTACTGATTTATCTTCATATAAACAAAAAGACTTAAATTCTATAGCATTTCAAATTAATTCTACACCCAGAAAATCATTATCTTATAAAAGACCAATAGATTTAATACAATTATTTTAA
- a CDS encoding sugar ABC transporter permease, producing the protein MASKKPIEKSLQTKYSQNFFNYLKRYYKKPNSAQKRDSTLISLIWLTPALALLGIFMFYTIFIVARTAVNGGPEIAFKFSWKHFELVWKNREFQIALKNSLIYSTAVVPLSLIISLIVAKSLTSIMSKRIFNFLQGIFFLPYVTSAMAVAMTFAFIFSPEGVMNTLFALFGLEKRPWLNDANYAIWVLIIYGIWKSLPFNIIMLTTALLKINNQYYQAAAIDGMRKSKQLFKVTVPLVIPMLIYLFTIGLIDSFKIFPLGLYANYIQASTYQIQTVVFWIFQRRMNASYNEAAAASIILMIIILLITIVTRIISKQLSRKYS; encoded by the coding sequence ATGGCTAGTAAAAAACCGATTGAAAAATCTTTACAAACAAAATATTCCCAAAATTTTTTTAATTATTTAAAGCGATATTACAAAAAACCTAATAGTGCTCAAAAACGCGATAGTACTCTTATTTCATTAATTTGATTAACACCAGCATTAGCATTATTAGGAATATTTATGTTTTATACAATTTTTATTGTTGCTAGAACAGCTGTTAATGGTGGTCCGGAAATTGCTTTTAAATTTTCATGAAAGCATTTTGAATTAGTATGAAAAAATCGTGAATTTCAAATTGCTTTAAAAAATTCTTTAATTTATTCAACAGCAGTTGTACCTTTATCATTAATTATTTCATTAATAGTTGCTAAGTCGTTAACTAGCATTATGTCAAAACGAATTTTTAATTTTTTGCAAGGTATTTTCTTTTTGCCATATGTTACTAGTGCGATGGCTGTTGCTATGACTTTTGCTTTTATTTTTAGTCCTGAAGGAGTGATGAATACTTTATTTGCACTTTTTGGTTTGGAAAAACGACCTTGATTAAATGATGCTAATTATGCGATTTGAGTTTTAATTATTTATGGAATATGAAAATCATTACCTTTTAATATCATTATGTTAACAACAGCGTTATTAAAAATAAATAATCAATATTATCAAGCTGCTGCTATTGATGGGATGCGTAAAAGTAAGCAGTTATTTAAAGTGACAGTACCTTTAGTTATTCCGATGTTAATTTACTTATTTACTATTGGGTTAATTGATTCGTTTAAAATATTTCCTTTAGGATTATATGCTAATTATATTCAAGCATCTACTTATCAGATTCAAACAGTTGTTTTTTGAATTTTTCAACGTCGAATGAATGCTAGTTACAATGAAGCCGCGGCAGCTTCAATAATCTTAATGATAATTATTTTATTAATTACAATTGTAACGCGAATTATTAGTAAACAATTATCAAGAAAATATAGTTAG
- a CDS encoding DDE-type integrase/transposase/recombinase — protein MKYIIAENELSDLEARLQCWLKSFYRDKNYHKTKKRVNSYLNLCKQAYTEKITLKSLIRKHFHNIDITFYRWAKKIITGYYENDFSNLIIKSTKPLNPHYQFNIESRKKVCDLFYKYKNIKAGGVWSLYNNLLRGEHDAHKYNLPRNIRTFYRWIKNDPRYDRIRQKNKENKRYYHRYEVKEIGLIQMDAKHFSKLKYPVEKNMYVYDFIDEMTRIVFGYVYDSLGTNNAINAVQRAIYDFKKFGIEVKRIRTDNAPEFTTTNWSNKNEYKIKERPFSKYLKDNKIIHETTPIRSPQSNGKIERFHKNYNNLLLLDDIKRFNTNELQIYLNEYYYFYNFQRNHWTIKDTPFNFLNKLLKTSWN, from the coding sequence ATGAAATATATTATCGCTGAAAACGAATTATCAGATTTAGAAGCACGCTTACAATGCTGATTAAAGAGTTTTTACCGAGATAAAAACTATCATAAAACTAAAAAACGAGTTAATAGTTATTTAAACCTCTGCAAGCAAGCTTATACCGAAAAAATTACTTTAAAATCATTAATTAGAAAACACTTTCACAATATTGACATAACTTTTTATCGCTGAGCTAAAAAAATTATTACTGGTTACTATGAAAATGATTTTAGTAATTTAATAATTAAATCAACAAAACCGCTGAATCCACATTATCAATTTAACATTGAAAGTCGTAAAAAAGTATGTGATTTATTTTACAAATACAAAAATATCAAAGCGGGTGGTGTTTGGTCGCTATATAATAATCTCCTTAGAGGTGAACATGACGCCCATAAATATAATTTACCAAGAAATATCAGAACATTTTATCGTTGAATTAAAAATGACCCTCGCTATGATAGAATTAGACAAAAAAATAAGGAAAACAAACGCTATTATCACCGTTATGAAGTAAAAGAAATAGGATTAATACAAATGGATGCTAAACACTTTTCCAAGTTAAAATATCCGGTAGAAAAAAATATGTATGTCTATGATTTTATTGACGAAATGACACGCATAGTATTTGGTTATGTTTATGATAGTTTAGGAACTAATAATGCTATTAATGCTGTACAAAGAGCAATATATGATTTTAAAAAGTTTGGAATAGAAGTTAAACGAATTAGAACTGATAATGCTCCTGAATTCACTACTACTAATTGAAGTAATAAAAATGAATATAAGATAAAAGAAAGACCTTTTAGTAAATATTTAAAAGATAATAAGATAATACACGAAACTACTCCAATTCGTTCACCACAAAGTAACGGTAAGATAGAAAGATTTCATAAAAATTATAATAATTTATTATTGTTAGATGATATTAAAAGATTTAATACTAATGAATTACAAATTTATTTAAATGAATATTATTACTTTTATAACTTCCAAAGGAATCATTGAACAATAAAAGACACCCCATTCAATTTTTTAAATAAACTTTTAAAAACCTCTTGAAACTAA
- a CDS encoding IS30 family transposase encodes MYKYLTIESIIAIKEYKSYGFSIRKIAKAIDYSKSTVHRVCKLLNQNLLPLEILNQVQKNKQNAGRKLIILTLTEINTINHLLITKNYALDIIADFLKKNKIKNISTKTLYNMFKTNRMGFDEKNLLRKGKNKPHKQKETRGRINNCKSIHERNLIIPNIKNIQEFGHLEGDTIVGKDHKSSIITLADIWSKTTIPLKTKNHKAESITQSIIKFISKLIPGTIKTITFDRGKEFSKWKLIEKNCNVKIYFADAGKPCQRGLNENNNGILRRYLPKSTDLSSYKQKDLNSIAFQINSTPRKSLSYKRPIDLIQLF; translated from the coding sequence ATGTATAAGTATCTGACTATTGAATCAATAATAGCAATAAAAGAATATAAAAGTTATGGATTTTCTATTCGTAAAATAGCAAAAGCAATTGATTATAGTAAATCAACTGTACACAGAGTTTGTAAATTATTAAATCAAAACTTATTACCATTAGAAATATTGAATCAAGTTCAAAAAAATAAACAAAATGCAGGTAGAAAATTAATAATTTTAACTTTAACAGAAATTAATACTATCAATCATTTGTTAATTACTAAAAATTATGCTCTTGATATAATTGCTGATTTTTTAAAGAAAAATAAAATAAAAAATATTTCAACAAAAACTTTATATAACATGTTTAAAACAAATCGAATGGGTTTTGATGAAAAAAATTTATTGAGAAAAGGCAAAAATAAACCTCATAAACAAAAAGAAACTAGGGGCAGAATTAATAATTGTAAATCTATTCATGAAAGAAATTTAATCATTCCAAATATTAAAAATATACAAGAATTTGGCCATTTAGAGGGAGATACTATCGTTGGTAAAGATCATAAAAGTTCTATTATTACTTTAGCTGATATATGATCAAAAACCACAATTCCTTTGAAAACTAAAAATCATAAAGCAGAAAGTATTACACAAAGTATAATAAAATTTATTTCAAAATTAATACCAGGAACAATTAAAACTATTACTTTTGATCGTGGTAAAGAATTTAGTAAATGAAAATTAATTGAAAAAAATTGTAATGTTAAAATTTATTTTGCAGATGCCGGAAAACCTTGTCAAAGAGGTTTAAATGAGAACAATAATGGTATTTTAAGAAGATATTTACCAAAATCTACTGATTTATCTTCATATAAACAAAAAGACTTAAATTCTATAGCATTTCAAATTAATTCTACACCCAGAAAATCATTATCTTATAAAAGACCAATAGATTTAATACAATTATTTTAA
- a CDS encoding rolling circle replication-associated protein, whose translation MNLQLQNPTDFYMKTIYYGQYIRNIVMPLERIKANTRNASGLKNKGNCDTKLLNSNIRAKSNVIRKAYHNFWDCKKLTFLTLTYADVNEFDIRKCKRDLNKFFKKLKYWFKVKNKNIKYLYTYEYQKRGVIHFHILITEKIPHKIILQFWPYGINKNIRVRENTNEMVVKYCSKYITKNVLNEKSLNQYDLNIKAYQFSYNCQNPITRKQIFTDTLNNIVNRTVNSEFVKYLKSTVNKFKTKMCGAIYEFKNINYVGFESENYTSLESLRFRNQLRKTKY comes from the coding sequence ATGAATTTACAACTTCAAAATCCGACTGATTTTTATATGAAAACCATTTATTACGGTCAATATATTCGTAATATTGTTATGCCTTTAGAACGCATCAAAGCAAATACTCGTAATGCTAGCGGTTTAAAAAATAAAGGTAATTGCGATACAAAACTGCTTAATAGCAATATTCGTGCAAAATCTAATGTTATTCGGAAGGCATATCATAATTTTTGAGACTGTAAAAAACTTACATTCTTAACGCTTACTTATGCTGATGTTAATGAATTTGATATTAGAAAATGTAAGCGTGATTTAAATAAATTTTTTAAAAAATTAAAATACTGATTTAAAGTTAAAAATAAAAATATTAAGTATTTGTATACCTATGAATATCAGAAAAGAGGCGTTATTCATTTTCATATTTTAATCACCGAAAAAATACCCCATAAAATTATTTTACAATTTTGACCTTATGGAATTAATAAAAATATTAGAGTTCGTGAAAATACTAATGAAATGGTTGTAAAATATTGCTCTAAATATATAACTAAAAATGTCCTGAACGAAAAATCATTAAACCAGTATGACTTAAATATCAAGGCTTATCAATTCTCATATAATTGTCAAAATCCCATTACTAGAAAACAAATATTTACCGATACTTTGAATAATATTGTTAATAGAACCGTAAATTCTGAATTTGTAAAGTACTTAAAATCAACAGTTAATAAATTTAAAACTAAAATGTGCGGAGCAATCTATGAATTTAAAAATATTAATTATGTAGGCTTTGAAAGTGAAAATTATACTTCGTTAGAAAGTTTAAGATTTAGAAATCAACTAAGAAAAACGAAATATTAG
- a CDS encoding IS30 family transposase produces MYKYLTIESIIAIKEYKSYGFSIRKIAKAIDYSKSTVHRVCKLLNQNLLPLEILNQVQKNKQNAGRKLIILTLTEINTINHLLITKNYALDIIADFLKKNKIKNISTKTLYNMFKTNRMGFDEKNLLRKGKNKPHKQKETRGRINNCKSIHERNLIIPNIKNIQEFGHLDGDTIVGKEHKSSIITLADIWSKTTIPLKTKNHKAESITQSIIKFISKLIPGTIKTITFDRGKEFSKWKLIEKNCNVKIYFADAGKPCQRGLNENNNGILRRYLPKSTDLSSYKQKDLNSIAFQINSTPRKSLSYKRPIDLIQLF; encoded by the coding sequence ATGTATAAGTATCTGACTATTGAATCAATAATAGCAATAAAAGAATATAAAAGTTATGGATTTTCTATTCGTAAAATAGCAAAAGCAATTGATTATAGTAAATCAACTGTACACAGAGTTTGTAAATTATTAAATCAAAACTTATTACCATTAGAAATATTGAATCAAGTTCAAAAAAATAAACAAAATGCAGGTAGAAAATTAATAATTTTAACTTTAACAGAAATTAATACTATCAATCATTTGTTAATTACTAAAAATTATGCTCTTGATATAATTGCTGATTTTTTAAAGAAAAATAAAATAAAAAATATTTCAACAAAAACTTTATATAACATGTTTAAAACAAATCGAATGGGTTTTGATGAAAAAAATTTATTGAGAAAAGGCAAAAATAAACCTCATAAACAAAAAGAAACTAGGGGCAGAATTAATAATTGTAAATCTATTCATGAAAGAAATTTAATCATTCCAAATATTAAAAATATACAAGAATTTGGCCATTTAGACGGAGATACTATCGTTGGTAAAGAACATAAAAGTTCTATTATTACTTTAGCTGATATATGATCAAAAACCACAATTCCTTTGAAAACTAAAAATCATAAAGCAGAAAGTATTACACAAAGTATAATAAAATTTATTTCAAAATTAATACCAGGAACAATTAAAACTATTACTTTTGATCGTGGTAAAGAATTTAGTAAATGAAAATTAATTGAAAAAAATTGTAATGTTAAAATTTATTTTGCAGATGCCGGCAAACCTTGTCAAAGAGGTTTAAATGAGAACAATAATGGTATTTTAAGAAGATATTTACCAAAATCTACTGATTTATCTTCATATAAACAAAAAGACTTAAATTCTATAGCATTTCAAATTAATTCTACACCCAGAAAATCATTATCTTATAAAAGACCAATAGATTTAATACAATTATTTTAA
- a CDS encoding extracellular solute-binding protein, protein MKKIKVMLTATIWLGAILTTFACSHPERNVIMTTYFKKGQFQWNALEKVINNFNAVNANNSEFDHRKIILKFLQNNGVEKEVNAGYYGVRKLPNLFTSYADEVVKYSKTLQEQLVDVKIPDLSPCIDKPSIIDSYWQETMYKGKQYTVPIGKSLDLMFINKKLLLEVFAKIEGLTPQANLLLPLGDNLSNYQGMNGQWKVNKSIDWSKFQTQLNVLKEWNSLETMKAGIITWSSYLSLVQVTSHLLNNLANLKNLNEVYAVAMDDLPNGLYAQYANNEALNSETKSNEFLYRENSSGEFVLNLKGKSFEILQKHLSGLQKLKDLANRTSNDIKRNTGLHVKVPTATSPQGTFASTLFNQSKALVGIGSTSGVQFLLQKKRLKPDDIWALPLPFSTGGKYVIQQGPGIAMFKMNDPIKDKISEAFIKYVTSQEANEVYAFDSGYLPINKASYETGSSYGQKLHDAPTESYLQVIAQVWELMNAKQITTASSPLTQWGAIFRQTVLKSLNIFYQDLLNASYPERPLTEKEFLNILKRQTKDDGIHDFIIEQ, encoded by the coding sequence ATGAAAAAAATTAAGGTAATGCTAACAGCAACAATTTGATTAGGTGCGATTTTAACAACTTTTGCTTGTAGTCATCCGGAACGAAATGTCATTATGACAACTTATTTTAAAAAAGGTCAATTTCAATGAAATGCTTTAGAAAAGGTTATTAATAATTTTAATGCTGTCAATGCTAATAACTCGGAATTTGATCATCGCAAAATAATTTTAAAATTTCTGCAAAATAATGGTGTTGAGAAGGAAGTTAATGCTGGTTATTATGGTGTGAGAAAGTTACCTAATTTGTTTACTAGTTATGCTGATGAGGTTGTTAAATACTCTAAAACTTTACAAGAACAGTTAGTTGATGTTAAGATTCCCGATCTTAGTCCTTGTATTGATAAACCAAGCATTATTGATTCTTATTGACAAGAAACAATGTATAAAGGTAAACAATATACAGTTCCGATTGGAAAGTCATTAGATTTAATGTTTATTAATAAGAAATTATTGTTAGAAGTATTTGCTAAAATTGAGGGTTTAACTCCGCAAGCAAATTTGTTATTACCACTGGGCGATAATTTAAGTAATTATCAAGGAATGAATGGACAATGAAAAGTTAATAAAAGTATTGATTGAAGTAAATTTCAAACTCAACTTAATGTTTTAAAAGAGTGAAATTCTCTGGAAACAATGAAAGCGGGAATTATTACTTGAAGTAGTTATCTTAGTTTAGTGCAAGTAACTAGTCATTTATTAAATAATTTAGCTAATTTAAAGAATCTTAATGAAGTGTATGCAGTAGCGATGGATGATTTGCCTAATGGATTATATGCGCAATATGCTAATAATGAGGCATTAAATTCTGAAACAAAATCTAATGAATTTCTTTATCGTGAAAATAGTAGTGGTGAATTTGTTTTAAACTTAAAAGGAAAGTCTTTTGAAATATTGCAGAAACATTTAAGTGGTCTTCAAAAGTTAAAAGATTTAGCTAATCGTACATCTAATGATATTAAGCGCAATACAGGATTGCATGTTAAAGTACCAACAGCAACATCACCACAAGGGACATTTGCTAGTACCTTGTTTAATCAATCTAAAGCTTTAGTCGGTATTGGTTCAACATCAGGAGTTCAGTTTTTGTTACAGAAAAAGCGCCTTAAACCTGACGATATTTGAGCGTTACCGTTACCATTTTCTACAGGTGGTAAGTATGTTATTCAACAAGGTCCAGGAATTGCGATGTTTAAAATGAATGATCCGATAAAAGATAAAATTTCCGAAGCATTTATTAAATATGTAACATCACAAGAAGCTAATGAAGTTTATGCTTTTGATTCGGGATATTTGCCAATTAATAAAGCTTCCTATGAAACTGGTTCTTCTTATGGTCAAAAATTACATGATGCTCCAACAGAATCTTATTTACAGGTTATTGCGCAAGTATGAGAATTGATGAATGCCAAGCAAATAACAACCGCCTCGTCACCATTAACACAATGAGGTGCAATATTTCGTCAAACGGTATTAAAGTCATTAAATATTTTTTATCAAGATTTATTAAATGCATCATATCCTGAAAGACCATTAACTGAGAAAGAATTTTTAAATATTCTTAAAAGGCAAACCAAAGATGATGGGATTCATGATTTTATTATTGAACAATAA
- the rplL gene encoding 50S ribosomal protein L7/L12 — MAENNPIKKDTQEEIENKINEEKTGSVKKGNKITKQDIIASLAEMKLIELNELVKAIEEHFNVTASAPVMMQAASQGDGNVAPTEVNVILTKLGDSKIAVIKAVAEITEKPLMEAKKLVEGENPVIKEKVKPEEAEKIKEKLVAAGAGVEIK; from the coding sequence ATGGCAGAAAATAATCCAATAAAAAAAGATACCCAAGAAGAAATAGAAAATAAAATTAACGAAGAAAAAACTGGTAGTGTTAAAAAAGGTAATAAAATAACAAAACAAGATATTATCGCTTCGCTAGCAGAGATGAAATTAATTGAACTAAATGAATTAGTAAAAGCAATTGAAGAACATTTTAATGTTACTGCTAGTGCACCAGTGATGATGCAAGCAGCTTCACAGGGTGATGGTAATGTTGCACCGACAGAGGTAAATGTTATTTTAACTAAACTTGGTGATTCTAAAATTGCAGTTATTAAAGCAGTAGCCGAGATTACCGAAAAACCTTTAATGGAAGCTAAAAAATTAGTTGAGGGTGAAAATCCAGTAATTAAAGAAAAAGTTAAACCAGAAGAAGCCGAAAAAATTAAGGAAAAACTTGTTGCTGCTGGTGCTGGGGTTGAAATTAAATAA
- the rplJ gene encoding 50S ribosomal protein L10 yields the protein MRPAIETKNNIVQEIKTKIASSKSITIIHYHGFSVQDLTNLKLQLRSEDASLKIYKNTLVRRALQELSVNNLDDVLLGPNALVFSATDEIVGPRLLANFAKEHKNLVLKSAILDGKVVLYDELQVLATLPSKNSLISMFASAIISPLINVALAIKAIADKQLTE from the coding sequence ATGCGACCAGCAATAGAAACTAAAAATAATATTGTTCAAGAGATTAAAACAAAGATTGCATCGTCAAAGTCAATAACTATTATTCATTATCATGGATTTTCTGTTCAAGATTTAACTAATTTAAAGTTACAGTTAAGAAGTGAAGATGCTAGTTTAAAAATTTATAAAAATACATTAGTAAGAAGAGCATTACAAGAGTTAAGTGTTAATAATTTAGATGATGTCTTATTAGGCCCTAATGCATTAGTGTTTTCGGCAACTGATGAAATTGTAGGCCCAAGATTATTAGCTAATTTTGCTAAGGAACATAAAAATTTAGTATTAAAAAGTGCTATTTTGGATGGTAAAGTAGTGTTATATGATGAATTACAAGTATTAGCCACATTGCCTTCAAAAAACAGCCTTATTTCAATGTTTGCTTCAGCAATTATTAGTCCATTAATTAATGTTGCTTTAGCAATTAAAGCCATTGCTGATAAACAACTAACAGAATAA